The Ruminococcus bovis genome includes a region encoding these proteins:
- a CDS encoding manganese efflux pump MntP, translating to MSLVEVILLAVGLSMDAFAVSVCKGLAIPKINFKTMAVCGLWFGGFQFLMPMIGYLLGAGFTGYITSITPWIAFVLLSLIGGNMIKESLSKEEEKANDSLGVKIMFTMAIATSIDALAVGVTFACVDVNISSMIGDFLNTTLASIIIGITTFIISCIGVKIGNIFGLKYKNKAELAGGIILICLGIKILLEHFNII from the coding sequence ATGAGTTTAGTTGAAGTTATCTTATTGGCAGTAGGGCTTTCAATGGACGCATTTGCAGTTTCTGTATGTAAGGGCTTGGCAATCCCTAAGATTAATTTTAAGACAATGGCAGTATGTGGTCTGTGGTTTGGGGGCTTTCAGTTTTTGATGCCTATGATTGGTTACCTTTTAGGTGCCGGTTTTACAGGCTACATTACAAGTATCACACCTTGGATAGCGTTTGTTTTGCTTTCTTTAATCGGTGGTAATATGATTAAGGAGTCACTTTCTAAGGAAGAAGAAAAGGCTAACGATAGCTTAGGTGTAAAGATTATGTTTACAATGGCTATTGCTACCAGCATTGATGCTTTAGCAGTAGGTGTTACCTTTGCTTGCGTTGATGTTAACATTTCTTCAATGATTGGTGACTTTTTAAATACAACCTTAGCATCAATTATTATCGGTATTACAACATTTATAATTTCATGTATTGGTGTGAAAATTGGCAATATCTTCGGTCTAAAGTATAAGAACAAAGCAGAACTCGCCGGTGGTATTATCCTTATTTGTCTTGGTATCAAGATTTTACTAGAACATTTTAATATTATTTAA
- a CDS encoding acyl-CoA thioesterase has product MKFKPYIRKVNYYETDRMSIVHHSNYIRYFEEARIYAMEQLGCDLIEMERQNMIIPVVDVYAKYHKSLGCSDEFAVYIKMTYFNGVKQKFDYEIRFTSDNSLACTGHSTHCFVNENHKPISIKRINPEIYNKFMSAVEE; this is encoded by the coding sequence GTGAAATTTAAACCATATATTCGCAAAGTTAATTATTATGAAACTGACAGAATGTCTATTGTCCATCATTCTAATTATATTCGCTATTTTGAAGAAGCCAGAATATATGCAATGGAGCAACTCGGTTGTGATTTAATTGAAATGGAACGACAAAATATGATTATTCCTGTTGTTGATGTTTATGCTAAGTACCATAAGTCACTGGGTTGTTCAGATGAATTTGCAGTTTATATTAAGATGACTTATTTTAATGGTGTAAAGCAGAAGTTTGATTATGAAATTCGTTTTACTTCAGACAATTCATTGGCTTGTACAGGTCACTCAACCCACTGTTTTGTAAACGAAAATCATAAACCGATTTCTATTAAGAGAATTAACCCGGAAATTTATAACAAATTTATGAGTGCAGTTGAAGAATAA
- a CDS encoding class I adenylate-forming enzyme family protein: MSYTYDITMFKDTFEHEFTWLNGFMRNVRRFGYKTAMVDPQKEQTWTYEELNKDANRLANALKASGVKKNDTILYLLPNSPQFALSYIAPQKIGAINCPANFNLAAGETSLLINHNKPKVFIYDYEYMHEMKQALALCVEKPEIVLMVDYDNKCETLPKGHIRFEDFMKDAPDTDPEVDFQPHIYDEVTRLFTSGTTSLPKGVPLNNINEVLSAHDVIMHFPLNPTDVTMNMTPWFHRGGLHSGGLTPTFYAGGSVVILRNYNPRVCLTYAEKYGVTFLIGVPAVLTSLATRQEKHPVDLSKIKGIVTMGSPLEKAQCIRFQETLTPNIFNGYGTTETFWNTFLRPYDLPEMSGSAGRSCTDDDVRVVKAYEDKKAEPNDFVAKDGKEVGEVIIKSPSKSTMCYFDNPKVTKEKYYKGYLYTGDLATWDDKEFVTIAGRKDDMIICSGENIYPPQIEEVLNMHPKVQESIVTSVPDKTRGEVLVAYIIPEDKSITVKEMIDYCDKHPNLSKYKCPRYYRFVDELPHTATGKKQHYKVKEQAKKDFEAGLLLRK, encoded by the coding sequence ATGAGTTATACTTATGATATTACAATGTTTAAGGACACATTTGAACATGAATTTACATGGCTAAATGGCTTTATGCGAAATGTTCGCCGATTTGGTTACAAAACTGCAATGGTAGATCCTCAAAAGGAACAAACCTGGACTTATGAAGAACTTAACAAAGATGCAAACCGTCTTGCAAATGCACTAAAAGCAAGTGGTGTGAAGAAGAACGATACTATACTTTATCTACTTCCAAATTCACCACAGTTTGCACTTTCATATATTGCACCACAGAAGATTGGTGCTATTAACTGTCCTGCTAACTTTAACTTAGCAGCAGGTGAAACTTCATTGCTTATTAATCACAATAAGCCTAAGGTGTTTATTTATGATTATGAGTATATGCACGAAATGAAACAAGCATTGGCACTTTGCGTTGAAAAGCCTGAAATTGTGCTAATGGTTGACTATGATAATAAGTGCGAAACTTTACCAAAGGGACATATCCGTTTTGAAGACTTTATGAAGGATGCACCTGATACTGACCCTGAAGTTGACTTTCAGCCTCATATTTATGATGAAGTTACAAGACTGTTTACTTCCGGTACAACTTCACTGCCAAAGGGTGTACCACTAAATAACATTAACGAAGTACTTTCTGCTCATGATGTTATTATGCATTTCCCACTAAATCCAACAGATGTTACTATGAATATGACACCTTGGTTCCATAGAGGTGGATTACATTCAGGTGGACTTACACCAACATTTTATGCCGGTGGTTCAGTTGTAATTTTGCGTAATTATAACCCTAGAGTTTGTCTAACTTATGCTGAAAAGTATGGTGTAACTTTCCTTATTGGTGTACCGGCAGTTCTAACTTCTCTTGCAACTCGTCAAGAAAAGCACCCTGTAGATTTATCAAAAATCAAGGGTATTGTTACAATGGGCTCACCACTTGAAAAGGCTCAGTGTATCCGTTTCCAAGAAACTTTAACACCAAATATTTTCAACGGTTACGGTACAACAGAAACATTCTGGAATACATTCCTTAGACCATATGATTTACCTGAAATGTCAGGTTCAGCAGGTCGTTCATGTACTGATGATGATGTTAGAGTTGTTAAGGCTTATGAAGACAAAAAAGCTGAACCTAATGATTTTGTAGCTAAAGACGGTAAAGAGGTTGGTGAAGTTATCATCAAGTCACCATCAAAGTCAACTATGTGCTACTTTGATAACCCTAAAGTTACAAAAGAAAAGTACTATAAGGGCTATCTATATACAGGTGACCTTGCTACTTGGGATGACAAAGAATTTGTAACTATTGCAGGTCGTAAGGATGATATGATTATCTGTAGTGGTGAAAATATTTATCCACCACAGATTGAAGAAGTGCTAAATATGCACCCTAAGGTTCAGGAAAGTATTGTTACTTCTGTACCTGACAAAACAAGAGGCGAAGTGCTTGTTGCTTATATTATCCCTGAGGATAAGTCAATTACAGTCAAGGAAATGATTGATTATTGTGATAAACACCCAAATCTATCAAAGTACAAATGTCCAAGATATTATCGCTTTGTTGATGAACTACCACATACTGCTACAGGTAAGAAACAACATTATAAGGTTAAAGAACAAGCTAAGAAAGACTTTGAAGCAGGATTATTATTAAGGAAGTGA
- the fabF gene encoding beta-ketoacyl-ACP synthase II, with product MKKIVITGMGAVTPIGIGVDEYWKNLLDGKSGIDKITSFDPSELAVQFAGEIKNLNPSDYIPKQILRQTDPFMQYAYIAAEEALKMSEVEIDPTRTGIVMGTALNGIATTAYTQEALTGAAHKKVGPRFIPKILGNIAATHIAIMHNIQGPSFTINTACSSGGDSIYTAAMLMQAGKADTMIAVGAESALCPIVIYSLANAKALSKNNENPQTASRPFDVTRDGFVIGEGGGALVLETEEHALARGANIICELKGCGNTSDAYHITAPHPEGDGAIRAMKLAIEEAGINSDQIGYINAHGTATHKGDVVEGIAINSVFGDYKPYVSSTKGATGHMMGAGGITECITCIKAVTEGVIPHTLNLHEVDEEIDLNLVKDEPLKKDIDFAMSNSLGFGGQNSSVIVGKYNK from the coding sequence ATGAAGAAAATTGTAATTACAGGTATGGGTGCAGTTACACCAATAGGCATTGGTGTAGATGAATATTGGAAAAATCTGCTAGATGGCAAAAGTGGTATTGACAAAATCACTTCTTTTGACCCATCAGAACTAGCAGTTCAGTTTGCCGGAGAAATTAAGAATCTTAATCCATCAGATTATATTCCTAAGCAAATTCTAAGACAAACAGACCCATTTATGCAGTATGCTTATATTGCAGCAGAAGAAGCTCTAAAAATGAGTGAAGTAGAGATTGACCCAACAAGAACAGGTATTGTTATGGGTACTGCTCTAAACGGTATTGCAACAACTGCTTATACTCAGGAAGCACTAACAGGTGCTGCTCATAAGAAGGTAGGACCTAGATTTATTCCAAAAATTCTAGGTAATATTGCTGCTACACATATTGCTATTATGCACAATATTCAAGGCCCATCATTTACTATTAATACTGCTTGTTCATCAGGCGGTGATTCAATTTATACTGCTGCAATGTTAATGCAAGCCGGTAAGGCTGATACAATGATAGCAGTAGGTGCAGAAAGTGCACTATGTCCAATCGTTATCTACTCATTAGCTAACGCAAAGGCACTTTCTAAGAATAACGAAAATCCACAAACTGCTTCTCGTCCATTTGATGTTACCAGAGATGGTTTCGTAATTGGCGAAGGTGGTGGTGCACTTGTGCTGGAAACAGAAGAACATGCTCTTGCTCGTGGTGCAAATATTATCTGCGAACTAAAAGGCTGTGGCAACACAAGTGACGCTTATCATATTACTGCTCCTCATCCGGAAGGTGACGGTGCAATTAGAGCAATGAAACTGGCTATAGAAGAAGCCGGTATTAATTCTGACCAAATCGGTTACATTAACGCACATGGTACTGCAACACACAAAGGTGATGTTGTTGAAGGTATAGCAATTAACTCAGTATTCGGTGACTATAAGCCTTATGTTTCTTCAACAAAGGGTGCAACAGGTCATATGATGGGTGCAGGTGGTATTACTGAATGTATCACTTGTATCAAGGCAGTGACTGAGGGTGTTATTCCTCATACTCTTAACCTACATGAAGTTGATGAAGAAATCGACCTTAACCTTGTTAAGGATGAACCACTAAAGAAAGATATTGATTTTGCAATGAGCAACTCTCTTGGTTTTGGTGGTCAGAATAGTAGTGTAATTGTTGGTAAATATAATAAATAA
- a CDS encoding LysR family transcriptional regulator: MDINLIKYFVSVAQNLNFSEAARQNFVSQSTVSRGIKEMEKELGASLFSRTKRNVVLTPEGKALLPYAMEIIENLNSATFIIDKLQKGIDGKLTVGYDETSGPYISKYLQGFVAKYPDITVDIKKIQVSEEILALDNNEYDIVFMLRDMMPDSPDIDHLEAYDDTLSVISKKGLLAGGGIDFDQLHQQNVVLLSEAISPILYMEILDLFRTYNIIPNIVNRYDDVRSVVTAVSSGIGISILPTSLCRAMFNSQFEIHRIKGIDTTISYIMTWNKAMRNPGTKLFLKEASKVNVEDV, encoded by the coding sequence ATGGATATAAATTTAATAAAATATTTTGTTTCTGTTGCACAGAATTTAAACTTCTCAGAAGCTGCAAGACAGAACTTTGTATCTCAAAGTACAGTTTCAAGAGGCATTAAAGAAATGGAAAAGGAACTTGGTGCATCACTCTTTTCACGAACAAAGAGAAATGTTGTACTTACTCCTGAGGGAAAGGCACTTCTTCCCTATGCAATGGAAATTATCGAAAACCTTAATTCTGCTACATTTATAATAGATAAGTTACAGAAAGGTATTGACGGTAAACTTACTGTTGGTTATGACGAAACCAGTGGTCCATATATTAGTAAATACCTACAAGGGTTTGTTGCTAAATATCCGGACATAACAGTTGACATTAAGAAAATACAAGTTAGTGAGGAAATCTTGGCACTTGACAACAACGAATATGACATTGTATTTATGCTTAGAGATATGATGCCTGATTCTCCTGACATTGACCATCTTGAGGCTTATGATGACACTCTTTCTGTTATTAGCAAAAAAGGATTACTAGCCGGTGGTGGAATTGACTTTGACCAACTTCATCAACAAAATGTTGTTTTACTTTCTGAGGCCATCAGTCCTATTCTTTATATGGAAATTTTGGACCTATTCAGAACATACAACATTATCCCTAACATTGTAAACCGATATGATGATGTTCGTTCAGTAGTTACTGCAGTATCTTCAGGTATCGGTATTTCTATTTTGCCTACTTCGCTATGTAGAGCAATGTTCAACAGTCAATTTGAAATTCATAGAATTAAGGGTATTGACACTACAATTTCCTACATTATGACTTGGAACAAAGCTATGCGTAATCCCGGTACTAAGTTGTTTCTTAAAGAGGCAAGTAAGGTTAATGTTGAGGATGTTTAA
- a CDS encoding ABC transporter ATP-binding protein, which translates to MLDVNNVTKVFSKGTVNEHTALNNLSLHLDNGDFVTIVGSNGAGKSTLFNAICGSFLCDSGKIILDNEDITYKKEHKRARVIGRVFQDTMKGTAPDMTIEENLALAYSKGRRRIFQSAVNDKMRKFFKEQLARYNMGLEDRLKNKVGLLSGGQRQVVTLLMCTLAVPKLLLLDEHTAALDPATAEKVMEITKQIVAENNITTMMITHNLNQALTTGNRTIMMDSGEIILDIPYNERKNMNRDDLLQMYSMKKREALDNDRILFS; encoded by the coding sequence ATGCTTGATGTAAATAATGTTACTAAAGTCTTTTCTAAGGGTACAGTAAATGAACATACTGCTCTTAATAACCTTTCACTTCATTTGGATAACGGTGACTTTGTTACAATCGTAGGTAGTAACGGTGCAGGTAAAAGTACACTTTTCAATGCTATTTGTGGTTCTTTTCTATGTGACAGTGGCAAGATTATTCTTGACAATGAAGATATTACTTATAAGAAAGAACATAAGAGAGCAAGAGTAATCGGCAGAGTATTTCAGGATACTATGAAAGGTACTGCACCTGATATGACTATTGAAGAGAACTTGGCACTTGCATATAGCAAAGGCAGAAGAAGAATTTTTCAGTCAGCAGTAAATGACAAAATGAGAAAATTCTTTAAAGAACAACTTGCAAGATACAATATGGGTCTTGAAGATAGACTAAAGAATAAAGTAGGACTTCTTTCAGGTGGTCAAAGACAAGTTGTAACACTTCTAATGTGTACACTTGCAGTTCCGAAACTTCTGTTACTTGATGAACATACTGCTGCTTTAGATCCGGCAACTGCTGAGAAAGTTATGGAAATCACTAAGCAAATTGTTGCAGAAAATAATATTACAACAATGATGATTACCCATAATCTAAATCAAGCACTTACCACAGGTAATCGTACAATTATGATGGATAGTGGTGAGATTATTCTTGATATTCCATATAACGAAAGAAAGAATATGAATAGGGATGACCTTCTTCAAATGTATAGTATGAAGAAAAGAGAAGCCCTTGATAACGATAGAATTCTGTTCTCATAA
- a CDS encoding ABC transporter permease translates to MSLNVILGGLELGFIYGIMALGLYISFRIMNVPDLTTEGSFTLGLAVSAVVANENHSWLGILLAFLAGCCAGFVTGFLQTKMRIHPILAGIISMCGLYSVNLMILGSPNVNIPKDSRVFTLVDNLFDNIGLDIFGRHNAKMILSFVAVVVCVLAMIWFFRTHFGLCLRATGNNEDMVRASSINVDVSKIVALMLANGLIALSGSFIAQYQGYADISSGNGILVVGLASVIIGEAIMGKRGVTLGLISAIVGSVIYRFIITWVINSGIFTAQVIRLITAIIVAVALSIPAFKYYIARFKIKHGGGRNA, encoded by the coding sequence ATGAGCCTTAATGTTATTTTAGGAGGACTTGAGCTGGGTTTCATTTACGGAATTATGGCTCTTGGACTTTACATATCCTTTAGAATAATGAATGTTCCTGACCTTACAACAGAGGGTAGCTTTACCTTAGGTTTAGCAGTATCAGCTGTTGTTGCAAATGAGAACCACTCTTGGCTAGGCATTTTACTTGCTTTCCTAGCCGGTTGTTGTGCAGGTTTTGTAACAGGATTTTTACAGACAAAGATGAGAATACACCCTATCTTAGCCGGTATTATTTCAATGTGTGGACTATATAGTGTTAACCTTATGATACTTGGTTCACCTAATGTAAATATTCCAAAGGACTCAAGAGTATTCACATTAGTTGATAATTTATTTGATAATATTGGTCTTGATATTTTTGGCAGACATAATGCAAAGATGATTCTTTCATTTGTTGCAGTAGTTGTTTGTGTACTGGCTATGATTTGGTTCTTTAGAACACACTTTGGTCTATGCCTAAGAGCAACAGGTAATAATGAAGATATGGTTAGAGCATCTTCTATTAATGTAGATGTTAGCAAGATTGTTGCACTAATGTTAGCTAACGGACTAATTGCACTTAGTGGTAGCTTTATTGCTCAGTACCAAGGCTATGCAGATATTTCTTCCGGTAACGGTATCCTTGTTGTTGGTTTGGCATCAGTTATTATCGGTGAAGCTATTATGGGTAAGCGTGGCGTTACTCTTGGTCTTATCTCAGCAATTGTAGGTTCAGTTATTTACAGATTTATCATTACTTGGGTAATTAATTCCGGTATCTTTACTGCTCAGGTTATCAGACTAATCACTGCTATTATTGTTGCAGTAGCACTTTCTATTCCGGCATTTAAGTATTATATTGCCAGATTTAAGATTAAACACGGAGGTGGAAGAAATGCTTGA
- a CDS encoding ABC transporter substrate-binding protein — MKKIFAVILTVVMMATLFVGCNGSDSSSSKTKKVAIIQQVENGAFNDMRAGIIKGLKAKGYISSDKDVDYQCADGDETNLNTITQSVANGDYDAVFTVATPATQSMVNQESDIPVFFCAVSAPVAAGVIKDMDKPDMNATGTSNAIPVEEIFGLAKQMTPKAKNFGLLYSSKTDSAVNTVEQAKTYLESKNIKYTEGAVVEDSEIATTVESLCKKCDAIFIPNDAVMQGAMSTITEIARENKVAVYGSSATMVDSGCLGTKAIDDIGIGEKTADLASKYFEGKKVEEIPSIVVPYDYITVNKDDAKAIGINLDSIDFGKDTVKQVNDAKN; from the coding sequence ATGAAAAAGATTTTTGCAGTAATCTTAACTGTAGTGATGATGGCTACACTATTTGTTGGTTGTAACGGTAGTGACAGTTCATCAAGCAAAACAAAGAAAGTTGCTATTATTCAGCAAGTAGAAAACGGTGCTTTTAATGATATGCGTGCAGGTATCATTAAAGGTCTAAAGGCTAAGGGCTATATCTCTAGCGACAAGGATGTTGATTATCAGTGTGCCGATGGTGATGAAACAAACCTAAACACAATTACTCAGTCAGTAGCTAACGGTGATTATGACGCAGTATTTACTGTTGCAACACCTGCAACTCAGAGTATGGTAAACCAAGAATCAGACATTCCTGTATTCTTCTGTGCAGTTTCTGCTCCTGTAGCAGCCGGTGTTATTAAGGATATGGATAAACCTGATATGAATGCAACAGGTACATCAAATGCAATTCCTGTAGAAGAAATCTTTGGTCTTGCAAAACAGATGACACCAAAAGCAAAGAACTTCGGTCTACTATATTCTTCAAAGACAGATTCAGCCGTTAACACAGTTGAACAAGCAAAAACTTACCTAGAAAGTAAGAACATTAAATATACAGAAGGTGCAGTTGTAGAAGATAGCGAAATTGCTACAACAGTTGAAAGCCTATGTAAAAAGTGTGATGCAATCTTTATCCCTAATGATGCAGTTATGCAGGGTGCTATGAGTACAATTACAGAAATTGCAAGAGAAAACAAAGTAGCAGTTTACGGTTCTTCAGCAACAATGGTTGATTCAGGTTGCCTAGGTACAAAGGCTATTGATGATATTGGTATTGGTGAAAAAACTGCTGACCTTGCATCAAAGTATTTTGAAGGTAAAAAGGTAGAAGAAATTCCATCAATCGTTGTACCTTATGACTACATTACAGTTAATAAGGATGACGCAAAAGCTATCGGCATTAACCTAGATAGTATTGACTTTGGTAAAGATACAGTTAAGCAGGTTAATGACGCAAAGAACTAA
- a CDS encoding iron-containing alcohol dehydrogenase family protein translates to MENYSINLPSYSVGDNVYEKIEKICSPYGSKAVVIGGHKAINSAKELLISATKDTKVSIIDFVWYGGESCFENVDELANNESVQKADYLFAVGGGKALDTTKCLAVKINKPVFTFPTIASNCSPVTCVSIMYTKEGVFKQPFFFEKPPKHAFINTNLLCKSPSKYLWAGMGDTYAKYFESSVSSRGEDTLVHYHRLGVVISQMCLEPILKYGKKALEDNKNKVNSYEFEQTVLSIAITTGIASILLTAEHIIDYNTGLAHGIFYGLTSFPHIEENHIHGEVVGFGVLILLLVDKQYDMFKKMYDFNESVGLPTSIADVEIEEKDLPAVIAKTLEMPDADHNPYVVTEEMLVDAFDKLSNYNKTKTLLEG, encoded by the coding sequence ATGGAAAATTATAGTATAAACTTGCCTTCATATTCTGTTGGAGATAATGTTTATGAAAAAATTGAAAAGATTTGTAGTCCATATGGTAGCAAAGCAGTCGTTATTGGTGGACACAAAGCAATTAATTCTGCAAAAGAATTATTAATCTCAGCCACAAAAGATACTAAAGTAAGTATCATTGATTTTGTGTGGTATGGTGGAGAGTCTTGTTTTGAAAATGTAGATGAACTTGCTAATAATGAAAGTGTACAGAAAGCCGATTATCTTTTTGCAGTTGGTGGTGGTAAAGCACTTGATACTACAAAGTGTCTTGCAGTAAAGATAAATAAACCGGTTTTCACTTTTCCAACAATTGCAAGTAACTGTTCACCGGTAACTTGTGTTTCAATTATGTATACTAAGGAAGGTGTTTTCAAACAACCATTTTTCTTTGAAAAACCACCTAAACACGCATTTATCAATACAAATTTATTGTGTAAGTCACCATCAAAATATTTATGGGCAGGTATGGGTGACACATATGCAAAGTATTTTGAAAGTTCTGTTTCTTCCAGAGGAGAAGATACCTTAGTTCATTATCACAGACTTGGTGTTGTAATTAGTCAAATGTGTCTTGAACCAATTTTAAAGTATGGTAAGAAGGCTTTGGAAGATAATAAGAATAAGGTTAATTCTTATGAGTTTGAACAAACTGTACTTTCAATTGCTATTACAACAGGTATTGCATCAATTTTATTAACAGCAGAACATATTATAGATTATAATACCGGCCTTGCACATGGTATTTTCTACGGCTTAACTTCATTTCCACATATTGAAGAAAATCATATTCATGGTGAAGTTGTTGGTTTTGGTGTGCTGATTCTTCTGTTAGTAGATAAACAGTACGATATGTTTAAGAAAATGTATGATTTCAATGAGAGTGTGGGACTTCCGACTTCTATTGCCGATGTGGAAATTGAAGAAAAAGATTTACCGGCAGTAATAGCTAAAACTCTAGAAATGCCTGATGCTGACCACAACCCATATGTGGTAACAGAAGAAATGCTAGTGGATGCTTTTGACAAGTTGTCAAATTATAATAAAACAAAAACTTTATTGGAGGGTTAA
- a CDS encoding glycosyltransferase family 2 protein — protein MVKLYLAVPCYNEEEVLYDTTEKLTKKYDQMINDGLITSDSKIYYIDDGSKDKTWTIIDELHNKNKYVNGIKMSRNRGHQNALLGGLMTIKDDCDCVISIDADLQDDINTFDEMIKDFENGSEIVYGVRSKRATDTAFKRMTAQGFYKVLSMLGAEVVYNHADFRLMSKRALNALAEFKEVNLFLRGLVPLVGFKSSVVEYERSERLAGESKYPLKKMLGLAWDGVTSLSMKPIRMITSLGAIVFCISLIMLIYSFIMWIIGNTVSGWSSLIVSIWALGGLQLLAIGVVGEYIGKIYMESKHRPRFIVEEILK, from the coding sequence ATGGTAAAATTATATTTAGCAGTTCCTTGCTATAATGAAGAAGAAGTACTTTATGATACAACAGAAAAATTAACTAAGAAATATGACCAGATGATTAACGATGGTCTTATTACAAGTGACAGTAAGATTTATTACATTGATGATGGTAGTAAGGACAAAACTTGGACTATTATTGATGAATTACATAACAAGAATAAATATGTAAACGGTATTAAAATGAGCAGAAACAGAGGTCACCAAAATGCACTTCTAGGTGGTCTTATGACAATTAAGGATGACTGTGATTGTGTAATTTCTATTGATGCCGATTTACAGGACGATATTAACACATTTGATGAAATGATTAAGGACTTTGAAAACGGTTCTGAAATTGTTTATGGTGTTCGTAGCAAGAGAGCAACAGATACTGCTTTCAAGAGAATGACTGCACAAGGTTTCTATAAAGTTCTTTCAATGCTAGGTGCTGAAGTAGTTTATAACCATGCTGACTTTAGATTAATGAGCAAGAGAGCATTAAATGCTTTAGCAGAATTTAAGGAAGTTAACCTATTCCTAAGAGGTCTTGTACCTCTTGTTGGCTTTAAGTCAAGTGTTGTTGAGTATGAGAGAAGTGAAAGACTTGCAGGTGAAAGTAAGTACCCACTTAAGAAAATGTTAGGTCTTGCATGGGATGGTGTTACCAGCCTATCAATGAAACCTATCAGAATGATTACTTCTTTAGGTGCTATTGTATTCTGCATTAGCTTAATTATGCTAATCTATAGCTTTATTATGTGGATTATCGGCAATACTGTTTCAGGTTGGTCATCACTTATTGTTTCAATTTGGGCATTAGGTGGTCTTCAGCTACTTGCAATTGGTGTTGTTGGTGAGTACATAGGAAAAATTTATATGGAAAGTAAACACAGACCAAGATTTATAGTTGAAGAAATCTTAAAATAG
- a CDS encoding CBS domain-containing protein, which translates to MNIPSLLIPKANVEYLRTKDSIEFALDIFRRNSYSAVPVINSDGIYRGTITEGDFLYYIMDNPDADLKKVKVRNILREDFYEAVKITASIDKLLIKCLDQNFVPVTDDRDVFVGIVTRKVIFKNIYEEQLKIKYGSE; encoded by the coding sequence ATGAACATTCCATCACTTTTAATACCAAAAGCTAATGTTGAGTATCTAAGAACAAAGGACTCTATTGAATTTGCACTAGATATATTTAGAAGAAATTCTTACTCTGCTGTACCTGTTATCAATTCTGATGGCATTTACCGAGGTACAATCACAGAAGGTGATTTCTTGTACTACATAATGGACAATCCGGATGCAGACCTAAAGAAAGTTAAGGTTAGAAACATACTTAGAGAGGACTTTTATGAGGCAGTAAAAATTACTGCAAGCATAGATAAGCTACTTATTAAGTGTCTTGACCAAAACTTTGTTCCTGTTACTGATGACAGAGATGTTTTTGTTGGTATTGTTACAAGAAAAGTAATCTTTAAAAACATCTACGAAGAACAACTAAAAATTAAATACGGTTCAGAATAA